Proteins co-encoded in one Ruegeria pomeroyi DSS-3 genomic window:
- the dnaJ gene encoding molecular chaperone DnaJ, with product MSKRDYYDVLGVSKGASADEIKKAYRGKAKELHPDRNKDNPDAESLFKEVNEAYEVLKDAEKKAAYDRFGHAAFEGGMGGGQRPGGGFGSGDFSSAFSDVFEDLFGDFMGGQRGGGGRRAARGSDLRYNLRVTLEEAFSGLQKTINVPTAVACSSCEGTGAEGGVEPTTCPTCSGMGKVRAQQGFFTVERTCPTCSGLGQIIKNPCKSCRGQGRVEKDRALSVNIPAGVETGTRIRLAGEGEAGMRGGPPGDLYIFVEVAKHELFERDGVNLYCRVPVSMAKAALGGAIEVPTIDGGRGRVQVPAGSQSGRQMRLRSKGMPALRGGGIGDMFIELAVETPVNLTSKQKDLLREFDELSEDNNPETKSFFSSVKSFWDGMKG from the coding sequence ATGTCAAAACGCGACTATTACGATGTGCTCGGCGTGTCCAAGGGCGCTTCGGCCGACGAGATCAAGAAAGCCTATCGCGGCAAGGCCAAGGAGCTGCATCCCGACCGCAACAAGGACAATCCGGATGCCGAGTCGCTGTTCAAGGAAGTGAACGAGGCTTATGAGGTCCTGAAGGATGCCGAGAAGAAGGCCGCCTATGACCGGTTCGGCCATGCCGCGTTCGAAGGCGGCATGGGCGGCGGTCAGCGTCCCGGTGGCGGTTTCGGGTCGGGCGATTTTTCCAGCGCCTTCTCGGATGTGTTCGAGGACCTGTTCGGCGATTTCATGGGTGGCCAGCGGGGTGGCGGTGGCCGCCGCGCTGCGCGCGGCTCGGACCTGCGATACAACCTGCGGGTCACGCTGGAAGAGGCGTTCTCGGGCCTGCAAAAGACCATCAACGTGCCCACCGCGGTTGCCTGTTCGTCCTGCGAGGGCACCGGTGCCGAAGGCGGGGTCGAGCCGACCACCTGTCCGACCTGTTCGGGCATGGGCAAGGTGCGCGCACAGCAGGGCTTCTTTACCGTCGAGCGGACCTGTCCGACCTGTTCGGGTCTGGGTCAGATCATCAAGAACCCCTGCAAATCCTGCCGCGGTCAGGGTCGGGTCGAAAAGGACCGTGCGCTGAGCGTCAATATCCCCGCCGGGGTCGAAACCGGCACCCGCATTCGCCTGGCCGGTGAAGGCGAGGCCGGGATGCGCGGTGGCCCGCCGGGCGATCTCTATATCTTTGTCGAGGTCGCCAAGCACGAGCTGTTCGAACGCGACGGCGTGAACCTCTATTGCCGGGTGCCGGTCAGCATGGCTAAGGCGGCGCTGGGTGGCGCCATCGAGGTGCCGACCATCGACGGCGGCCGGGGCCGGGTGCAGGTGCCCGCCGGCAGCCAGTCAGGCCGGCAGATGCGCCTGCGCAGCAAGGGCATGCCAGCCCTGCGCGGTGGCGGCATCGGTGACATGTTCATCGAACTGGCGGTGGAAACTCCGGTCAACCTGACCAGCAAGCAGAAAGATCTGCTGCGCGAGTTCGACGAGCTGAGCGAGGACAACAATCCCGAGACCAAGAGCTTCTTTTCCTCGGTCAAGTCGTTCTGGGACGGGATGAAGGGTTAG
- the thiD gene encoding bifunctional hydroxymethylpyrimidine kinase/phosphomethylpyrimidine kinase: protein MVPIALTIAGSDSGGGAGIQADLKAMSALGIYGASVITAVTAQNTCAVTAVHEIPTEIIRAQIEAVLDDLDVRAIKIGMLATPEIIGAVADAIAGFDGPVVLDPVMVAKSGDALLAAEAVASLKERLLPRATLLTPNLPEAARLLSLRDAADQDEMVSQARALIALGAEAVLMKGGHAKGAICHDLLVGRAGVLAEFSAPRRMTKNTHGTGCTLSSAIAAGLAKGRTLKAAVRDAHTYLQGAIVAADRLGVGKGHGPVHHFHRVWSA from the coding sequence ATGGTTCCGATTGCCTTGACGATTGCAGGATCCGACAGCGGCGGCGGCGCGGGCATTCAGGCCGATCTGAAGGCGATGTCGGCGCTGGGCATCTATGGTGCCTCGGTGATCACGGCGGTGACCGCACAGAACACATGCGCAGTGACGGCGGTGCATGAGATTCCCACCGAAATCATTCGGGCGCAGATCGAGGCGGTTCTGGACGATCTCGACGTGCGCGCGATCAAGATCGGCATGCTGGCAACGCCCGAGATCATCGGGGCAGTCGCCGACGCCATTGCCGGGTTTGACGGGCCTGTGGTGCTCGATCCGGTGATGGTGGCGAAATCGGGCGATGCGCTGCTGGCGGCAGAGGCGGTGGCCAGCCTGAAAGAGCGGCTGCTGCCCCGTGCGACACTGCTGACACCAAACCTGCCCGAGGCGGCGCGCCTGCTGTCGTTGCGCGATGCGGCCGACCAGGATGAAATGGTCAGCCAGGCGCGCGCCTTGATCGCGCTGGGGGCCGAGGCCGTGCTGATGAAGGGTGGGCATGCCAAGGGCGCGATTTGTCATGATCTGCTGGTGGGGCGGGCCGGGGTGCTGGCAGAGTTCTCGGCTCCGCGCCGCATGACAAAGAACACCCATGGTACAGGTTGCACGCTCAGCTCTGCCATTGCCGCCGGGCTGGCCAAGGGCCGGACGCTGAAAGCCGCGGTGCGGGATGCGCATACCTATCTGCAAGGCGCGATCGTGGCGGCGGATCGCTTGGGTGTGGGGAAGGGTCACGGACCGGTTCATCACTTTCACAGGGTCTGGTCGGCATGA
- a CDS encoding FAD-dependent oxidoreductase — translation MTLWSVIGAGVAGLTVATEMVARGARVQVFDPGGPPGPHGCSWWAGGMLAPWCEYENAEEPVLRLGQQAIGWWEQHTTVTRRGTLVVANPRDLPDLRRFGRRTEGFREINQTEILGLESDLGAFSKGLHFPDEAHLDPRRALSDLYRGLLDKDVDFHRKPAPAGLENAIDCRGLHAREVLHDLRGVKGEMLVIRAPDVALTRPVRLLHPRMPLYVVPRADHVYMLGATMIESEDSGRITARSMLELLSAAYALNPAFGEAEVLEIGVDLRPAFPDNLPRIRRLGRTIYANGLYRHGYLLAPALAQGVADLALNNTHTELVDEDRA, via the coding sequence ATGACGCTGTGGTCGGTCATCGGGGCCGGTGTGGCCGGATTGACCGTCGCGACCGAGATGGTCGCGCGCGGTGCCAGAGTGCAGGTGTTCGATCCGGGTGGCCCACCGGGCCCGCATGGCTGCAGCTGGTGGGCGGGCGGCATGCTGGCGCCATGGTGCGAGTACGAGAATGCCGAGGAACCGGTCTTGCGCCTGGGCCAGCAAGCCATCGGCTGGTGGGAGCAACATACCACCGTCACGCGTCGCGGCACACTTGTGGTGGCCAATCCGCGCGATCTGCCCGATCTGCGCCGGTTCGGTCGCCGGACAGAAGGGTTTCGCGAAATCAATCAGACGGAAATCCTTGGCTTAGAGTCTGATCTCGGTGCGTTCTCCAAAGGGCTTCATTTCCCGGACGAGGCGCATCTGGATCCCCGCCGCGCACTCTCTGATCTTTATCGCGGTTTGCTCGACAAGGATGTGGATTTCCACCGAAAACCCGCCCCCGCCGGGTTGGAAAATGCCATCGATTGCCGCGGGCTGCATGCGCGCGAGGTGCTGCACGACCTGCGCGGCGTCAAAGGGGAGATGCTGGTCATTCGCGCCCCGGATGTGGCTCTGACACGCCCGGTCCGATTGCTTCATCCCCGCATGCCGCTTTATGTCGTGCCCCGCGCTGACCATGTCTACATGCTCGGCGCAACTATGATCGAGAGTGAGGACAGCGGCCGCATCACAGCGCGCTCCATGCTGGAGCTGCTCAGCGCCGCCTATGCCCTGAACCCCGCCTTTGGCGAGGCCGAGGTGCTGGAGATCGGCGTCGATCTGCGCCCGGCCTTTCCCGACAACCTGCCGCGCATCCGGCGGTTGGGGCGGACCATTTATGCCAATGGCCTTTATCGCCACGGCTACCTGCTGGCGCCCGCGCTGGCGCAAGGGGTGGCCGACCTGGCGCTCAATAACACGCATACGGAGTTGGTCGATGAAGATCGTGCTTAA
- the thiS gene encoding sulfur carrier protein ThiS: MKIVLNGEPREVEAETLAALLAECGLSGRVATAVNESFVPSSLRGAHRLNDGDRVEVLAPMQGG; the protein is encoded by the coding sequence ATGAAGATCGTGCTTAACGGCGAGCCACGCGAGGTCGAGGCCGAAACCCTGGCCGCACTGCTGGCGGAATGCGGCCTGTCAGGCCGCGTTGCTACTGCGGTGAACGAAAGCTTTGTGCCCTCGTCCCTGCGCGGGGCGCATCGGCTGAACGATGGCGATCGGGTCGAGGTGCTCGCGCCCATGCAAGGGGGCTGA
- a CDS encoding thiazole synthase, protein MRAFYGTELPNPLMLGTAQYPSPAILEQAFRASGAGVATVSLRRESGAGQTFWSMIRDLGVLILPNTAGCHTVKEAVTTAHMAREVFGTPWIKLELIGHTDSLQPDVFGLIEAARILTEDGFQVFPYTTDDLIVGERLLAAGCEVLMPWGAPIGSGRGLNNEYALRAMRAEFPDTPLVVDAGIGLPSHAARALELGYDAVLLNTAVARAGDPVEMARAMALAIQAGQLAHRADPIEARDMASASTPVIGKAFLS, encoded by the coding sequence ATGCGCGCCTTTTACGGAACCGAATTGCCGAACCCGCTGATGCTGGGCACCGCGCAATATCCCAGCCCCGCGATCCTGGAACAGGCGTTTCGCGCTAGCGGGGCCGGGGTAGCCACCGTATCGCTGCGGCGCGAATCCGGGGCTGGACAGACCTTTTGGTCGATGATCCGCGATCTGGGTGTGCTGATCCTGCCCAATACCGCTGGTTGCCACACGGTGAAAGAGGCGGTGACCACCGCCCATATGGCGCGCGAGGTCTTTGGCACGCCCTGGATCAAGCTGGAACTGATCGGCCATACCGACAGCCTGCAACCGGATGTCTTCGGCTTGATCGAGGCTGCGCGCATTCTGACCGAAGACGGGTTTCAGGTGTTTCCCTATACGACTGACGACCTGATCGTCGGCGAACGGCTGCTGGCGGCGGGGTGCGAGGTGCTGATGCCCTGGGGCGCGCCCATCGGCTCGGGCCGGGGGCTGAACAACGAATATGCGCTGCGCGCCATGCGGGCCGAGTTCCCGGACACGCCTCTCGTGGTCGATGCGGGCATCGGCCTTCCCAGCCATGCCGCCCGTGCCTTGGAACTTGGCTATGACGCGGTTCTGCTCAACACCGCCGTGGCCCGTGCGGGCGACCCGGTGGAGATGGCGCGCGCCATGGCACTGGCCATTCAGGCCGGGCAACTGGCGCATCGCGCCGACCCGATCGAGGCACGCGATATGGCCAGCGCCTCAACCCCTGTGATCGGAAAGGCATTCCTGTCATGA
- a CDS encoding thiamine phosphate synthase codes for MTLDRFYPIFDHTDWLRRMLPLGVKLVQLRIKDQSDPVIRAEIDTARDLCRAHGAVLVINDYWQAAIDAGCDWLHLGQEDLDQADLPAIRKAGLRLGVSTHDDDELERVLGMDPDYVALGPVYPTILKQMKWHQQGLPRVTEWKARVGSIPLVGIGGMSVERAPGVLGAGADIVSVVTDITLNADPEARVHQWIEVTR; via the coding sequence ATGACGCTCGACCGGTTTTATCCGATCTTCGACCATACCGACTGGCTGCGCCGGATGCTGCCGCTTGGGGTCAAGCTGGTGCAGCTCAGGATCAAGGACCAGTCCGACCCGGTGATCCGCGCCGAGATTGACACCGCGCGCGACCTCTGCCGCGCGCATGGCGCGGTGCTGGTCATCAACGACTATTGGCAGGCCGCCATCGACGCGGGCTGCGACTGGCTGCATCTGGGGCAAGAAGATCTGGATCAGGCCGATCTGCCCGCGATCCGCAAGGCGGGTCTGCGGCTGGGTGTCTCTACCCATGACGATGACGAGTTGGAGCGGGTTCTGGGCATGGACCCGGACTATGTCGCGCTGGGCCCGGTCTATCCGACCATCCTGAAACAGATGAAATGGCACCAACAGGGCCTGCCGCGCGTGACGGAATGGAAGGCGCGCGTGGGTTCCATCCCGCTGGTCGGTATCGGCGGCATGAGCGTCGAGCGTGCGCCGGGCGTGCTGGGTGCCGGGGCCGATATCGTCTCGGTCGTCACCGACATCACCTTGAATGCCGACCCCGAGGCACGGGTGCACCAATGGATCGAGGTCACGAGATGA
- a CDS encoding ThiF family adenylyltransferase, whose translation MSRYARQMILPQAGGEGQARLAGARVLVVGAGGLAASALPLLAGAGVGQIDIFDGDHIELSNLHRQTLFAEGDVGRAKAEVAAERCGALNSGIVLTGTKRSITPENVILACRDTDLVLDCADSYAASYLLSDTCQALGKPLISASVLGLGGYVGGFCGGAPSLRAVFPDAPDSAASCATAGVLGPVVSILGSIQAQMALSALLELAPSPLGQMVQIDALSWRNSTFRFDGAPEPATAFRFVAPSDLSADDLIVELRTEGEAPQPAHPSARRMTVSEIEISDTNKEKRLALCCATGLRAWRSAEQLQPIWPGEIVLVAAATS comes from the coding sequence ATGAGCCGCTATGCCCGCCAGATGATCCTGCCGCAGGCCGGGGGTGAGGGGCAGGCACGATTGGCTGGTGCCCGCGTGTTGGTGGTCGGGGCCGGGGGCCTCGCGGCCTCGGCGCTACCGCTGCTTGCCGGGGCAGGGGTCGGGCAGATCGACATTTTCGATGGTGACCACATCGAGCTGTCGAACCTGCACCGGCAGACGCTGTTTGCCGAGGGCGATGTTGGGCGGGCCAAGGCCGAGGTCGCTGCCGAACGCTGTGGCGCGCTCAATTCCGGGATTGTCCTGACCGGTACAAAACGGTCGATCACCCCGGAAAACGTGATCTTGGCCTGCCGGGACACCGATCTGGTGCTGGATTGTGCCGATAGCTATGCCGCAAGCTATCTGCTCAGCGATACCTGTCAGGCGTTGGGCAAACCGCTGATCAGCGCTTCGGTTCTGGGGCTGGGCGGATACGTCGGCGGCTTTTGTGGCGGCGCACCCAGTCTGCGCGCGGTGTTCCCCGACGCACCGGACAGCGCAGCAAGCTGCGCGACCGCTGGCGTGCTGGGGCCGGTAGTCTCCATATTAGGCTCTATACAGGCGCAAATGGCGCTTTCGGCGTTGCTTGAATTGGCGCCTTCACCGCTTGGGCAGATGGTGCAGATCGACGCGCTATCCTGGCGCAACAGCACGTTCCGCTTTGACGGCGCGCCGGAACCGGCAACTGCCTTCCGCTTTGTCGCGCCCTCGGACCTGAGCGCCGATGACCTGATCGTCGAACTGCGGACCGAAGGTGAGGCGCCCCAACCCGCGCACCCATCCGCCCGCCGAATGACGGTATCCGAGATCGAAATATCAGACACTAACAAAGAAAAACGGCTGGCTCTCTGTTGTGCCACCGGCCTCAGGGCCTGGCGCTCTGCGGAACAGTTGCAACCGATTTGGCCGGGCGAGATCGTTCTCGTTGCGGCCGCCACATCATGA
- a CDS encoding ABC transporter substrate-binding protein: MKHLVTALALLAATPALAQDKMTLLLDWFINPDHGPIIVAQEKGYFAERGLEVEIVAPADPSAPPRLVAAGQADLAVSYQPQLHLQIHEGLPLKRVGTLVATPLNCLLVLDNGPIKSPADLKGKKIGFSVAGVEEAILTTVLGKYDVALSDVEMINVNFSLSPALMSGQVDAVIGAYRNFELNQMDIEGEPGRCFYIEEEGVPSYDELIYVANPDRMDAGKIARFLEATEKATQFIVNNPQASWEIFSATSPELQDELNKRAWADTLPRFALRPAGFDAGRYARFETFLKDSGMIDSVNSVSAITIDVTAE, translated from the coding sequence ATGAAACACCTGGTAACCGCATTGGCGCTGCTGGCCGCCACGCCCGCCCTGGCGCAGGACAAGATGACCCTGCTGCTCGATTGGTTCATCAACCCTGACCACGGCCCGATCATCGTGGCGCAGGAAAAGGGATACTTCGCCGAACGCGGGCTGGAGGTCGAGATCGTGGCCCCCGCCGACCCCTCGGCCCCGCCGCGTCTGGTCGCTGCCGGTCAGGCCGATCTGGCGGTCAGCTATCAGCCGCAACTGCACCTGCAAATCCACGAGGGGCTGCCCCTGAAACGTGTCGGCACGCTGGTCGCCACCCCCCTCAACTGCCTGCTGGTACTGGACAACGGCCCGATCAAATCGCCCGCCGACCTCAAGGGCAAGAAGATCGGCTTCTCTGTTGCAGGCGTCGAAGAGGCGATCCTGACCACGGTTCTGGGTAAATACGATGTCGCGCTCAGCGATGTCGAGATGATCAACGTGAACTTCTCGCTCTCGCCCGCGCTGATGAGCGGACAGGTCGATGCGGTGATCGGCGCCTATCGCAATTTCGAGTTGAATCAGATGGATATCGAGGGCGAGCCGGGTCGCTGTTTCTATATCGAGGAAGAAGGCGTGCCGTCTTATGACGAGCTGATCTATGTCGCCAACCCCGACCGGATGGATGCCGGCAAGATCGCGCGCTTCCTTGAGGCCACCGAAAAGGCGACGCAGTTCATCGTCAACAACCCGCAAGCAAGCTGGGAAATCTTCTCGGCGACTTCGCCCGAATTGCAGGACGAACTGAACAAGCGCGCCTGGGCCGATACGCTGCCGCGCTTTGCGCTGCGTCCTGCTGGGTTCGACGCGGGCCGCTATGCCCGGTTCGAGACGTTTCTGAAGGACAGCGGGATGATCGACAGCGTGAACTCAGTCTCGGCCATCACCATCGACGTGACCGCCGAATGA
- the tenA gene encoding thiaminase II encodes MSAPDYGRAFGLMRAAAGQPWRDYTRHAFVEGMKDGSLARDAFVHYLRQDYVFLIHFARAWALAVVKGETHAEMLAAVGTVNTLVVEEMQLHVGVCEAAGISKDALFATPERPENLAYTRFVLEAGYSGDLADLLAALAPCVMGYGEIGARLATEATSEAYKDWIDTYAGPEYQAACKAVGELMDQALTRRIGADFEASPRWERLCRTFRTATELEVGFWQMGLTP; translated from the coding sequence ATGAGCGCGCCCGATTATGGCCGCGCATTCGGTCTGATGCGCGCGGCGGCGGGCCAGCCGTGGCGGGATTATACCCGCCACGCCTTTGTCGAGGGGATGAAGGATGGCAGCCTGGCGCGCGATGCATTTGTGCACTATCTGCGGCAGGATTACGTGTTCCTGATCCACTTTGCCCGCGCCTGGGCGCTGGCCGTGGTCAAGGGCGAAACCCATGCCGAGATGCTGGCCGCCGTTGGCACTGTCAACACGCTGGTGGTCGAGGAAATGCAGCTGCATGTCGGTGTGTGCGAGGCGGCCGGGATCTCGAAGGACGCGCTGTTCGCCACGCCCGAGCGACCCGAAAACCTCGCCTATACCCGCTTCGTGCTCGAGGCCGGGTATAGCGGCGATCTGGCCGATCTGCTGGCGGCGCTGGCGCCCTGTGTCATGGGCTATGGCGAGATCGGCGCGCGGCTGGCGACAGAGGCCACCAGCGAGGCCTACAAGGACTGGATCGACACCTATGCAGGGCCCGAGTATCAAGCCGCGTGCAAGGCGGTGGGCGAGTTGATGGATCAGGCTCTGACAAGGCGTATCGGCGCGGATTTCGAAGCCTCTCCACGATGGGAGCGCCTGTGCCGGACCTTTCGCACCGCGACCGAGCTAGAGGTCGGTTTCTGGCAGATGGGGTTGACCCCGTGA
- a CDS encoding ABC transporter ATP-binding protein — translation MTPAPAITVAGSASIDGARLFAPLTLTLEAAQWTCLLGGSGVGKSTVLRLIAGLETGAEFSGAITASDDAPVLKRVAYMAQDDLLLPWATVAQNVGLGARLRGEQVDRARLDDLLRRVRLTAHAAKRPAELSGGQRQRVALARTLMEDKPVVLLDEPFSALDARTRADMQELAAELLAGRTVLLVTHDPAEAARLGHSIQVMTAAGLTPVAPPTAQIPRAVDDAATLECQAALLRMLREGVQ, via the coding sequence GTGACTCCGGCCCCCGCGATCACCGTTGCCGGCAGCGCCAGCATCGACGGCGCGCGCCTGTTTGCGCCGCTGACCCTGACATTGGAGGCGGCGCAATGGACCTGCCTGCTGGGGGGGTCGGGCGTTGGAAAGTCGACGGTGCTGCGGCTGATTGCGGGGCTGGAAACCGGGGCAGAGTTCAGCGGTGCCATTACCGCATCGGACGATGCGCCGGTGTTGAAACGGGTGGCCTATATGGCGCAGGACGACCTCTTGTTGCCCTGGGCCACGGTGGCGCAGAACGTGGGCTTGGGCGCGCGGTTGCGGGGCGAACAGGTGGACCGGGCCCGGCTGGACGACCTGCTGCGCCGGGTGCGGCTGACCGCTCACGCCGCCAAGCGTCCGGCAGAGCTGTCCGGTGGCCAACGCCAGCGGGTGGCGCTTGCGCGTACCTTGATGGAGGACAAGCCCGTTGTGCTGCTGGACGAGCCTTTCTCGGCGCTCGATGCCCGCACGCGTGCGGATATGCAGGAGCTGGCCGCCGAGCTATTGGCCGGGCGAACCGTGCTGCTGGTGACGCACGACCCGGCCGAGGCCGCACGGCTGGGCCATTCGATCCAGGTGATGACCGCCGCAGGGCTGACGCCGGTGGCGCCGCCGACGGCACAGATACCGCGCGCGGTGGATGACGCGGCGACGCTGGAATGTCAGGCCGCGCTGCTCAGGATGCTGCGGGAGGGTGTGCAATGA
- a CDS encoding ABC transporter permease, whose translation MTRWLPAVAATLFALAIWQAVVSLTDLPRFILPGPVLVAETWWQSRWLIAEHTAVTALEVLIGLACGAVLGVATALQLASSRIARVLVQPMLVFTQALPVFALAPILTLWLGYGLWSKVAMAVLIIYFPITAAFFDGLMRTPVGYLDLARTMQASPRAVLWHIRVPAALPQLASGLRLAAVYAPIGAVIGEWVGASKGLGYLMLLANGRAKTDLMFAAMLTLGVLSVLLHLAMRRATRRMAGER comes from the coding sequence ATGACACGCTGGCTCCCCGCTGTTGCGGCAACCCTTTTTGCGCTGGCAATCTGGCAGGCGGTGGTCAGCCTGACCGACCTGCCGCGCTTCATCCTGCCGGGGCCGGTGCTGGTGGCCGAAACCTGGTGGCAGAGCCGCTGGCTGATCGCCGAACATACGGCGGTGACCGCGCTCGAGGTTCTGATCGGTCTCGCCTGTGGCGCGGTGCTGGGTGTGGCGACGGCGTTGCAGCTGGCCAGTTCGCGGATCGCGCGGGTTCTGGTGCAGCCGATGCTGGTCTTTACCCAGGCGCTGCCGGTCTTTGCGCTGGCTCCGATCCTGACGCTGTGGCTGGGCTATGGGCTGTGGTCCAAGGTCGCTATGGCCGTGCTGATCATCTATTTCCCGATCACGGCGGCGTTTTTCGACGGGCTGATGCGGACGCCTGTCGGCTACCTCGACCTTGCCCGCACCATGCAGGCCAGCCCGCGCGCGGTGCTTTGGCATATCCGAGTGCCGGCGGCGCTGCCGCAACTTGCCTCGGGCCTGCGGTTGGCGGCGGTCTATGCGCCGATCGGTGCGGTGATCGGCGAGTGGGTGGGCGCGTCAAAGGGGCTGGGGTATCTGATGCTGTTGGCCAATGGACGCGCCAAGACCGACCTGATGTTCGCCGCCATGCTGACGCTGGGCGTGTTGTCGGTTCTGCTGCATCTGGCGATGCGGCGGGCGACGCGGCGGATGGCGGGCGAGCGTTAA
- the radC gene encoding RadC family protein codes for MRQKGLSEAPMLFDMDEAPEMPLPSGRLPSYIRDHRKRLRERFMTGGAAALPDYELLELVLFRSIPRQDVKPLARLLLDTFGDFNRVLTAPVERLAEVKGVGEAVITDLKILEASAHRMARARVMQRQVISSWDALLDYCHTTMAHRETEQFRVFYLDRKNVLIADEEQARGTVDHVPVYPREVAKRALELNASALILVHNHPSGDPTPSQSDIDMTARIRSACEALGLTLHDHLIIGKSVELSFRAEGYL; via the coding sequence ATGCGCCAGAAAGGTCTTTCCGAGGCCCCGATGCTGTTCGACATGGACGAAGCGCCGGAGATGCCGCTGCCCTCGGGGCGGTTGCCATCCTATATTCGGGATCATCGCAAACGCCTGCGGGAACGGTTCATGACGGGCGGAGCGGCGGCGCTGCCGGATTACGAATTGCTGGAACTGGTGCTGTTTCGATCAATCCCGAGGCAAGACGTCAAGCCGCTGGCGCGGCTGCTGCTGGATACGTTTGGTGATTTCAACCGGGTGCTGACCGCCCCGGTGGAACGGCTGGCCGAGGTCAAAGGCGTGGGCGAGGCGGTGATCACCGACCTCAAGATACTTGAGGCCAGCGCCCACCGGATGGCCCGCGCACGGGTGATGCAGCGGCAGGTGATTTCCAGCTGGGACGCGCTGCTGGATTATTGCCACACCACCATGGCGCATCGCGAGACCGAACAGTTCCGGGTCTTTTACCTCGACCGCAAGAACGTGCTGATCGCGGATGAGGAACAGGCGCGCGGCACGGTCGATCACGTGCCGGTCTATCCGCGCGAGGTGGCCAAGCGGGCGCTGGAGCTGAACGCCTCGGCGCTGATCCTGGTGCATAATCACCCTTCGGGGGATCCGACCCCGTCACAATCGGATATCGACATGACGGCGCGGATCCGTTCCGCGTGTGAGGCGCTGGGGCTTACGTTGCATGACCATCTGATCATCGGCAAATCGGTCGAGCTGAGCTTTCGCGCCGAGGGATATCTTTAG